One window from the genome of Rhodobacteraceae bacterium S2214 encodes:
- a CDS encoding AraC family ligand binding domain-containing protein produces MTPAEMEARIVRYGDLRPCKTAFIDAHTPGSDQKENFTIIGGGVSESADQHVHIADTPGFNIGAAGQPPKCRNSLHSHTTAEVFFALKGRWRFFWGRWGTAGEVVLEEGDIINIPTGIFRGFENIGTDYGMIMAILGGDDAGGGVTWAPQVIEDAAEHGLVLGENGQLYDTKKGASLPEGVNPMPVLTEAELANFPEPSTLDVVPRHVARYWDLMAFADKQPAKVIGVDGILPDKPGFEVELLSRNSISDELQTHHHHTVLMPMRGHWRLDFAGGTTSLNPGDTAAIPPNTPHALYPAMTGEASLYRVFSNDDPAGSTWLG; encoded by the coding sequence ATGACGCCTGCTGAAATGGAAGCGCGCATCGTGCGCTATGGCGATCTGCGCCCGTGCAAGACCGCCTTCATCGACGCCCACACGCCGGGGTCTGATCAGAAGGAAAACTTCACGATCATCGGCGGCGGTGTGTCCGAATCTGCTGACCAACATGTGCATATCGCCGACACTCCGGGTTTCAATATCGGTGCGGCTGGCCAGCCGCCGAAGTGCCGCAATTCCTTGCACAGCCATACAACGGCCGAGGTGTTTTTTGCGCTGAAAGGCCGTTGGCGGTTCTTCTGGGGCCGTTGGGGAACAGCCGGCGAAGTCGTGCTGGAAGAGGGCGACATCATCAACATTCCGACCGGTATTTTCCGAGGTTTCGAAAACATCGGGACTGACTATGGGATGATTATGGCGATCCTTGGTGGCGACGACGCTGGCGGCGGTGTCACATGGGCGCCGCAAGTGATTGAGGATGCAGCAGAACATGGGCTTGTCTTGGGCGAAAACGGGCAACTATACGATACCAAGAAAGGCGCGTCTTTGCCCGAGGGCGTGAACCCGATGCCCGTTTTGACCGAAGCAGAGCTCGCCAATTTCCCCGAACCTTCGACCTTGGATGTCGTGCCGCGGCATGTCGCGCGATACTGGGATTTGATGGCGTTTGCCGACAAACAACCTGCCAAAGTCATCGGCGTTGATGGCATATTGCCGGACAAACCTGGTTTCGAGGTAGAGCTTTTGTCGCGCAATTCGATTTCGGATGAACTGCAAACACACCATCATCACACGGTCCTGATGCCGATGCGTGGGCATTGGCGTTTGGATTTTGCGGGCGGCACGACCAGCCTAAATCCAGGCGACACCGCCGCCATTCCACCCAACACGCCACATGCCTTGTATCCGGCAATGACAGGCGAGGCGTCCTTGTACCGTGTGTTTTCGAACGACGATCCAGCCGGTTCGACATGGCTTGGGTAG
- a CDS encoding ester cyclase produces MKGFQAKWKDFPDYIIGVTKEIWEDRGVETLNRYYAPDIPVRTPMGVSVGNQATIAATMATINEFPDRELFGEDVIWSGDEDAGFLSSHRLLTKATHTRDGQFGKATNKSWVVRVIADCAAKDDTIYDEWLVRDYGGLVRQLGFDPKTFAAGLIDKEGGAALAKPVFSPANDIAGDYKGTGNDNAWGQRYADILTRLMDKDFNTITRDYDRAVIGEYAGAVTSIGREGCDAFWVGLRSSFPNATFKIHHQIGMDADMLSPRAAVRWSLDGIHDGWGTFGEPTGAPVHIMGMCHAEFGPFGTDGVGLRREFALYDEVAIWKQILMGAV; encoded by the coding sequence ATGAAGGGTTTTCAGGCCAAGTGGAAAGATTTTCCTGACTATATCATTGGTGTGACAAAAGAAATTTGGGAAGATCGCGGGGTGGAAACGCTCAATCGGTACTACGCGCCCGACATTCCTGTACGGACGCCCATGGGCGTATCAGTGGGCAACCAAGCGACGATTGCAGCGACAATGGCGACGATCAATGAATTCCCTGACCGCGAATTGTTCGGTGAAGATGTGATCTGGTCAGGCGATGAAGACGCCGGATTTCTGTCCTCGCACAGGCTTTTGACAAAGGCGACGCACACAAGAGACGGCCAATTCGGCAAAGCCACAAATAAATCATGGGTTGTGCGCGTGATCGCGGATTGCGCTGCAAAAGACGACACGATCTATGATGAATGGCTGGTGCGCGATTACGGTGGTTTGGTCCGTCAATTGGGGTTCGATCCCAAAACCTTTGCGGCAGGCTTGATCGACAAAGAAGGTGGCGCAGCCCTTGCGAAACCCGTCTTTTCGCCTGCGAACGACATCGCCGGTGACTATAAAGGCACGGGAAATGACAACGCATGGGGGCAGCGCTACGCCGACATCCTGACACGGCTCATGGATAAGGATTTCAACACGATTACAAGGGATTACGACAGGGCCGTGATCGGTGAATATGCCGGGGCTGTGACGTCTATCGGCCGCGAAGGGTGCGACGCGTTTTGGGTTGGCCTGCGGTCGTCTTTCCCGAATGCGACGTTCAAAATCCACCATCAGATCGGCATGGACGCCGACATGCTTTCACCGCGGGCAGCCGTCCGTTGGTCGCTTGATGGCATTCACGACGGATGGGGGACGTTTGGCGAACCGACCGGCGCGCCAGTTCATATCATGGGCATGTGCCACGCAGAGTTTGGCCCATTTGGAACAGATGGCGTGGGGCTGCGCCGCGAATTTGCGCTTTATGACGAAGTCGCAATTTGGAAGCAAATTTTGATGGGGGCCGTGTAA
- a CDS encoding LacI family DNA-binding transcriptional regulator, producing MQHDRITSLQVAERAGVSQSAVSRVFTPGASASAKTVAKVKKAAVELGYRPNMMARAMITGKSRIIGLVVAYLDNQFYPLALEHLSNALQEQGYHVLVFTASNTRREIDEVIQELLDYQVDGIITASVGMSSDLTDRCKAAGIPVVMFNRSQDGADVGSVTSDNVAAGRKVADFLVEAGHKNIAHISGWAGSSTGRDRQQGLIEGLQRHNLEPTAIIDGKYDREIAAQAARDLMNSPTPPDAIFVGNDHMAFAVLDTCRFELNLDVPSDVAIIGFDDVPLAAWPAYNLTTVRQPLVRMINATVEMIIGQIGEGEIAPSRIVFDGPLIQRGTTRPPKGTI from the coding sequence ATGCAACATGATCGGATCACATCCCTACAGGTCGCAGAACGGGCTGGCGTTTCACAATCAGCGGTCAGCCGCGTGTTCACCCCCGGTGCATCGGCGAGCGCGAAAACAGTCGCAAAGGTTAAGAAAGCAGCCGTCGAATTGGGGTACAGACCCAACATGATGGCGCGCGCGATGATTACCGGCAAAAGCCGCATCATCGGTCTGGTTGTCGCGTATCTTGATAACCAGTTTTACCCGCTGGCGTTGGAACATCTGTCGAATGCGTTGCAGGAGCAAGGCTATCATGTCCTTGTCTTCACAGCTTCGAACACCAGGCGTGAAATTGATGAAGTGATCCAAGAACTGCTTGATTATCAAGTGGATGGGATCATCACCGCGTCTGTCGGCATGTCGTCCGACTTAACAGATCGTTGCAAAGCGGCGGGCATTCCAGTGGTCATGTTCAACCGCAGCCAAGATGGCGCCGACGTTGGCTCTGTCACATCGGACAATGTGGCAGCGGGGCGCAAAGTTGCAGATTTCCTCGTCGAGGCTGGCCATAAAAACATCGCGCACATTTCCGGTTGGGCGGGGTCATCGACCGGTCGCGATAGACAACAGGGCTTGATCGAAGGATTGCAGCGCCACAATCTAGAACCGACGGCGATCATCGACGGAAAATACGACCGTGAGATTGCGGCGCAAGCAGCGCGCGACCTGATGAACAGCCCGACACCGCCCGATGCCATTTTTGTCGGAAACGATCATATGGCCTTTGCCGTGCTTGATACGTGTCGATTTGAACTCAACCTCGACGTGCCCAGCGATGTGGCGATCATCGGTTTCGATGATGTCCCTCTCGCCGCTTGGCCAGCCTATAATTTGACGACGGTCCGCCAACCTTTGGTCCGTATGATCAACGCAACGGTTGAAATGATCATCGGGCAAATCGGCGAAGGTGAAATCGCGCCAAGCCGCATCGTCTTTGACGGCCCACTTATTCAGCGCGGCACAACGCGCCCACCAAAAGGAACGATATGA
- a CDS encoding SDR family oxidoreductase — MQLPQTPSFNLSGKRALVAGASSGIGLACAVALGQAGADVTLTARSTDKLENVVTAMQAAGLSAQSFKMDVSDIPATQAQVAEHGPFDILVNSAGLARHGPALDTTEEDFDAVSSLNLKGAYFLTQAVAKGLIAADKPGSLINVTSQMAHVGGIDRAVYCGTKHGVEGFTKAMAIEWGPKGIRVNTVCPTFIRTALTEATFQDPERVKWLEEKIKLGRVGEVTDIMGPVVYLASDASALMTGTHLLIDGGWTAD; from the coding sequence ATGCAACTGCCGCAGACCCCATCTTTCAACCTTTCTGGAAAGCGCGCCCTTGTCGCTGGCGCGTCGTCCGGCATTGGATTGGCCTGCGCGGTGGCGCTGGGACAGGCAGGCGCGGATGTGACATTGACCGCCCGTTCAACCGATAAACTCGAAAACGTGGTTACGGCGATGCAGGCGGCAGGGCTCAGCGCGCAATCCTTCAAGATGGACGTTTCCGATATTCCCGCGACCCAGGCGCAAGTCGCAGAGCACGGCCCCTTTGATATTCTGGTCAATTCGGCCGGGCTTGCGCGGCACGGGCCAGCGCTCGACACGACTGAAGAAGATTTTGATGCCGTCAGTTCGCTTAACCTCAAGGGCGCGTATTTCTTAACGCAGGCCGTCGCAAAAGGCCTTATCGCGGCGGACAAACCGGGGTCGTTGATCAACGTGACATCGCAGATGGCGCATGTCGGTGGGATAGATCGGGCAGTGTACTGCGGCACAAAACACGGCGTCGAAGGCTTCACCAAAGCAATGGCAATTGAATGGGGCCCCAAGGGAATTCGTGTGAACACCGTCTGTCCAACGTTTATCCGCACGGCCTTGACCGAAGCCACGTTTCAGGACCCAGAGAGGGTTAAGTGGCTGGAAGAAAAGATCAAATTAGGGCGCGTAGGTGAGGTGACAGATATCATGGGTCCCGTTGTTTACTTGGCGTCCGACGCGTCCGCGTTGATGACAGGTACGCATCTGTTGATTGATGGCGGGTGGACAGCCGACTGA
- the hisD gene encoding histidinol dehydrogenase, with translation MTIRYLKTGKPETERQEDDAKVRGIVETTLKDIETRGDAAIRDLSAKFDNYTPPSFRLTPSEIEAAMSKVSARDMEDIKYAQTQIRTFAEAQRASMTDIEVETQPGVILGHKNIPVQSVGCYVPGGKFPMVASAHMSVLTASVAGVPRIVASAPPHNGAPHPAIVAAMHMGGAHEIYVLGGMQAVGSMAIGTETIDPVHMIVGPGNAFVAEAKRQLFGRVGIDLFAGPTETMVIADETAADAELCATDLLGQAEHGYNSPAVLLTNSEKLAKDTLAEIDHILEILPTRETAKTSWDDYGEVIVCDTYDEMLAVADDIASEHVQVMTDRDDWFLDNMTCYGALFLGPRTNVSNGDKVIGTNHTLPTKKAGRYTGGLWVGKFLKTHSYQRITTDEAAARIGAYGSRLCMLEGFVGHAEQCNVRVRRYGGKNVPYGTAAE, from the coding sequence ATGACTATTCGTTATCTAAAAACGGGCAAGCCGGAAACCGAACGCCAAGAAGATGATGCAAAGGTGCGGGGCATTGTCGAAACCACGCTCAAGGATATCGAGACGCGTGGTGACGCTGCCATTCGTGACCTGTCGGCCAAGTTTGACAATTACACGCCCCCTTCGTTCCGTTTGACCCCATCTGAAATCGAAGCCGCGATGTCCAAAGTCAGCGCGCGCGATATGGAAGACATCAAATACGCACAGACCCAGATCCGTACCTTCGCCGAAGCGCAACGGGCATCCATGACCGATATCGAAGTGGAAACCCAACCGGGCGTCATCTTGGGGCACAAAAATATTCCCGTGCAATCAGTGGGTTGCTACGTGCCGGGTGGCAAATTCCCAATGGTCGCGTCTGCCCATATGTCGGTTCTGACAGCGTCCGTCGCGGGGGTTCCGCGGATCGTGGCGTCTGCACCGCCGCACAATGGCGCACCCCATCCGGCGATTGTCGCGGCCATGCACATGGGCGGGGCGCACGAAATCTACGTCCTTGGTGGGATGCAGGCCGTGGGCAGCATGGCGATTGGCACCGAAACCATTGATCCGGTGCATATGATTGTCGGGCCTGGAAATGCCTTCGTCGCAGAAGCAAAACGGCAGCTTTTCGGCCGCGTCGGGATCGACCTTTTCGCCGGACCAACTGAAACGATGGTCATCGCCGATGAAACCGCCGCAGACGCTGAACTTTGCGCGACTGACCTGCTAGGGCAGGCGGAGCATGGGTATAATTCACCTGCTGTTCTCCTCACAAATTCTGAAAAACTGGCCAAGGACACATTGGCTGAAATCGACCATATCCTCGAAATCTTACCAACACGTGAAACGGCAAAAACATCGTGGGACGACTATGGCGAGGTGATCGTATGTGACACCTACGACGAAATGCTCGCCGTCGCGGATGACATCGCGTCTGAGCATGTTCAGGTGATGACGGACCGCGACGATTGGTTCCTCGATAACATGACCTGCTACGGTGCTTTGTTCCTCGGGCCGCGTACAAACGTATCCAACGGCGACAAAGTGATCGGGACAAACCACACGCTCCCCACTAAAAAAGCGGGGCGGTACACCGGCGGGCTTTGGGTTGGTAAGTTCTTGAAAACACACAGCTACCAGCGGATAACGACGGATGAAGCCGCAGCACGAATTGGTGCCTACGGATCGCGGCTCTGCATGTTGGAAGGATTTGTGGGTCACGCGGAACAATGTAATGTTCGCGTCCGTCGGTACGGCGGTAAAAACGTGCCGTACGGAACCGCAGCCGAATAA
- the ugpC gene encoding sn-glycerol-3-phosphate ABC transporter ATP-binding protein UgpC, translating to MAEIQLRKVSKRWGDFVGVKEFDLTIADQEFMVLLGPSGCGKTTTMRMIAGLEDASGGDILVDGKRINDLEPKDRDVAMVFQSYALYPNMNVYENIRFPLKVRGIPQNEHDDRVKRASAMVELDEFLHRKPAELSGGQRQRVALARAVVREPNVFLMDEPLSNLDAKLRVSTRAQIKNLSHELKTTTIYVTHDQIEAMTLADRVVVMNKGVVQQVGTPTDIYDQPANTFVAGFIGSPAMNLINGVMEGGTFTADKVVITGLPTLHSGPVTLGFRAEDATVAGGEAQANSTVYSLELLGEATMVTMRAGGTILSVKSGKDYRTKIGEAVHANIPAEICHLFDATTGDRLS from the coding sequence ATGGCAGAAATCCAACTTCGAAAGGTGTCCAAGCGCTGGGGCGACTTTGTCGGCGTAAAGGAATTTGACCTGACGATCGCCGATCAAGAGTTTATGGTGCTGCTTGGACCATCGGGTTGCGGCAAGACCACAACCATGCGGATGATCGCAGGATTAGAGGATGCGTCGGGCGGCGATATCCTTGTGGATGGCAAGCGGATCAATGACCTCGAACCCAAAGATCGCGACGTGGCGATGGTGTTCCAATCCTATGCGCTCTACCCGAATATGAACGTCTACGAAAACATCCGCTTTCCGTTGAAGGTACGCGGGATTCCACAAAACGAACATGACGACCGGGTCAAACGCGCGTCGGCCATGGTTGAACTTGATGAATTCCTGCATCGCAAACCTGCGGAACTGTCCGGTGGTCAACGACAGCGCGTGGCCCTTGCCCGTGCCGTTGTGCGCGAACCAAACGTGTTTTTGATGGACGAACCTCTGTCCAATCTCGATGCCAAATTGCGGGTGTCGACGCGGGCGCAGATCAAAAACCTCAGCCACGAACTCAAAACAACCACGATCTACGTGACGCACGACCAGATCGAAGCGATGACGCTCGCCGACCGCGTTGTCGTGATGAACAAAGGCGTGGTGCAGCAGGTCGGAACGCCGACCGATATCTACGATCAGCCCGCAAACACCTTCGTCGCAGGCTTCATCGGATCACCCGCGATGAACCTGATCAACGGCGTTATGGAAGGCGGGACATTTACGGCGGATAAGGTCGTAATTACGGGCCTGCCGACGCTGCATTCGGGGCCGGTCACGCTGGGTTTCCGTGCAGAGGATGCGACTGTCGCTGGCGGCGAAGCACAAGCAAATTCAACGGTTTATTCGCTCGAGTTGTTGGGCGAGGCCACAATGGTCACGATGCGGGCTGGCGGCACGATCTTGTCTGTGAAGTCGGGTAAGGACTACCGCACAAAGATCGGCGAAGCCGTGCATGCCAACATACCCGCCGAAATCTGTCACTTGTTCGACGCGACAACAGGAGACCGCTTGTCATGA
- a CDS encoding extracellular solute-binding protein — MKMLKTALLGTAIAAVAGTSALADGHACAIDAGRLSIIGNEFPAIQSVSAAALECAAGADETASNLTADHQTLNVAGMSGNPAEYTSAIVANSSIVALINEDVIQPLDGLVAEYGADIPAHQLITVDGKIMAVAFMANAQHLVYRKDVLEQIGMDAPTSYEGVLEAAEKIRAEGIMENPVGGAYAAGWNLAQEFTNMYIGTGGQFFEPGTANVSINNAQGVEALEMMKALTAYMNPDYLTHDSNATSAEWEAGNVALMNMWGSRTGVLMDDEGAEEVVYSNTAVGGPLTVGDSGTPATTLWWDGWTVAKNISDADAAATFQALAHATSPALLNDETMSQAVWLMDGFESQPVNEGVLASVAAGSTPYPMVPFQGLLHTALGDNIADFLQGDESAEQTLADIEAAYTAAATEQGFLQ; from the coding sequence ATGAAAATGTTAAAGACAGCACTGCTAGGGACCGCGATTGCCGCCGTCGCTGGTACATCTGCACTGGCCGACGGCCATGCCTGCGCCATTGATGCCGGACGCCTGAGCATCATCGGGAATGAATTCCCGGCCATCCAATCAGTATCCGCCGCCGCGCTTGAATGTGCCGCTGGCGCTGATGAAACCGCGTCCAACCTGACCGCAGACCACCAGACGCTGAACGTCGCTGGCATGTCTGGCAATCCGGCAGAATACACGTCTGCGATTGTAGCGAATTCGTCCATCGTGGCGCTGATCAACGAAGATGTCATTCAGCCGCTTGATGGCTTGGTCGCTGAATATGGTGCAGACATCCCTGCCCATCAGTTGATCACAGTGGACGGCAAGATCATGGCCGTCGCATTTATGGCGAACGCCCAGCACCTTGTTTATCGCAAGGACGTGCTTGAGCAAATCGGCATGGACGCGCCCACATCTTACGAAGGCGTGCTGGAAGCTGCCGAGAAAATTCGCGCCGAAGGCATCATGGAAAACCCTGTTGGGGGCGCATATGCGGCAGGTTGGAACCTGGCGCAGGAATTCACCAACATGTATATCGGGACCGGCGGTCAATTCTTTGAACCTGGCACCGCGAACGTATCCATCAACAACGCCCAAGGTGTTGAAGCGTTGGAAATGATGAAGGCGCTGACCGCGTACATGAACCCAGACTACCTGACGCACGATTCCAACGCGACATCCGCGGAATGGGAAGCGGGCAACGTGGCGTTGATGAACATGTGGGGCAGCCGGACAGGCGTTCTGATGGACGACGAAGGCGCGGAAGAAGTTGTGTATAGCAACACCGCTGTTGGCGGTCCATTGACTGTTGGCGACAGCGGCACGCCTGCGACGACACTGTGGTGGGACGGCTGGACTGTTGCAAAGAACATCAGCGACGCGGATGCGGCGGCCACGTTCCAAGCATTGGCACACGCCACATCACCTGCTTTGCTGAACGACGAAACCATGTCCCAAGCCGTATGGTTGATGGACGGATTTGAATCCCAGCCTGTGAACGAAGGCGTTTTGGCGTCCGTTGCAGCTGGTTCAACACCGTACCCGATGGTGCCGTTCCAAGGTCTGCTGCACACAGCGCTTGGCGACAACATCGCTGATTTCTTGCAAGGCGACGAATCTGCAGAACAGACGCTTGCGGACATCGAAGCGGCCTACACAGCCGCTGCGACCGAGCAGGGTTTCTTGCAGTAA